In Candidatus Saccharimonadales bacterium, one genomic interval encodes:
- a CDS encoding O-antigen ligase family protein has protein sequence MTDTSAVHIPYIKRPFLLLKDIFTPLSFVERFLLVSWLLVIALMPFDALLTSWAGSVFGHTLVVKSWKEILIALDTLVGSLYLYRRKLFKSFYTDKIVLLIVAYTLLNLLLWAALHPAPKAAIASLLMNVRYLVFLPFGWLLLTFVERKKLARLTLYVVLGCAVIVGLFALLEMTVLPKNFLTHFGYGFGQTVVSPYTTLNNNQAVIRLQSTLRGPNPFGAYLVIVTLLLAMLWRKRRKFFLSVLFAVSLVLLYKSYSRSAALGMAAAVAVYLWLSISNQRVRQWIFGIGAVIIAAGVVAVLILLPHSNFLQANILHARKNQTNINSTTAHFNAVTTTVKAISHKPLGYGPGSYGPGSFYSKVPQIPENYYLDIAAETGVLGLLLFLAINVLVARRLWFQHRQLWPRALLAVFVGMFVINLVLEGWSDDPTALLWWGLAGLWTAPVFVASPNKKTRRSLNTSNRR, from the coding sequence ATGACTGACACATCTGCCGTCCACATCCCGTACATAAAGCGGCCGTTCTTGTTACTCAAGGATATCTTCACCCCTCTTAGTTTTGTCGAGCGATTTCTGCTAGTCAGCTGGCTACTGGTCATTGCCCTGATGCCATTCGATGCGCTTCTGACCTCCTGGGCCGGTTCGGTCTTTGGCCACACCTTGGTGGTCAAGTCCTGGAAAGAGATACTCATCGCTCTCGATACCTTGGTGGGATCTCTTTACCTCTATCGCCGGAAGCTGTTTAAGAGTTTTTACACCGACAAGATTGTCCTACTGATCGTTGCTTACACGCTTCTAAACCTGCTCTTATGGGCAGCACTTCACCCGGCACCAAAGGCGGCCATCGCCTCTCTCCTGATGAACGTCCGTTACCTCGTCTTTCTGCCGTTCGGTTGGCTGCTTCTGACATTCGTCGAACGAAAGAAACTTGCTCGACTGACTCTATATGTAGTCCTAGGCTGCGCTGTTATAGTTGGCCTCTTCGCGTTGTTGGAGATGACAGTCCTACCCAAGAACTTCTTAACTCACTTTGGCTACGGCTTTGGGCAGACGGTTGTCAGCCCGTATACGACTCTGAATAACAACCAGGCCGTCATTCGTCTACAGTCGACACTTCGTGGCCCGAATCCGTTCGGGGCGTACTTGGTTATCGTTACGTTGCTGCTCGCGATGCTTTGGCGAAAAAGACGCAAGTTCTTCCTAAGCGTTCTCTTTGCTGTTTCACTCGTTTTGCTCTATAAGTCATACTCTCGAAGCGCCGCTCTTGGCATGGCAGCCGCCGTCGCGGTCTACCTCTGGCTGAGTATCTCCAATCAGAGAGTGCGCCAATGGATCTTTGGCATCGGTGCTGTGATCATAGCTGCAGGTGTTGTCGCTGTGCTCATCCTGCTGCCCCACTCAAACTTCCTACAGGCAAACATTCTCCACGCCAGGAAGAACCAGACTAATATTAACTCGACGACGGCCCACTTTAACGCTGTAACCACCACCGTTAAGGCGATCAGTCATAAACCTCTCGGCTATGGCCCGGGTAGCTATGGTCCAGGATCGTTCTACAGTAAAGTCCCCCAGATTCCGGAGAACTACTACTTAGATATCGCTGCTGAGACGGGTGTCTTGGGGCTCCTGCTCTTTCTGGCTATCAATGTTCTGGTAGCCCGACGACTCTGGTTTCAGCATCGGCAACTTTGGCCTCGTGCGCTACTAGCCGTCTTTGTCGGTATGTTCGTTATCAACTTAGTCCTAGAAGGCTGGTCGGACGATCCGACTGCCCTACTGTGGTGGGGTTTGGCTGGGCTTTGGACTGCGCCAGTCTTTGTAGCCTCTCCTAACAAGAAAACTCGACGCTCCCTAAATACTTCAAACCGTCGTTGA
- a CDS encoding sugar transferase, giving the protein MNERWSQIYRLLLVGGDFFVLVLAFTVAYILRVKVSHAPLAAHVYALQYLRLTLALLPFWLILFAFLGLYTKPVFENRMSQAVRLLVGSIVGILFVIGYQYFSEQAVFPAHIVPVYATLIGFALLLIEREIMGIVRTTVFRYGWGLTHVMLIGDGEATQELGVVLSDSRHTGHKIEATVGNKQYFLRHGVKHFRSLTRALAEIDHLGIDTIIQTEWYNDKTNTLILQTAQQEHIAYKFIPTHSEFYTSSNSVELYHGLPAVSVRPTPLNGWGRIAKRLFDTVASFIGLIVLSPVFLLIALAIKLNDGGPVFYTQKRVTRFGHRFDFYKFRSMTPRYSGMSDIEAFRKMDRPDLIEELEKYRKVENDPRVTKVGRFLRRTSLDELPQLWNVLKGEMSLVGPRAFMPQEIVHYKTSPLLFSVRTGITGLWQVSGRNSLTFEQRIELELYYVQNWSFWLDMLILIKTVRVVFTKSGVLR; this is encoded by the coding sequence ATGAATGAACGCTGGTCGCAAATATATCGTCTCTTGCTTGTTGGTGGCGATTTCTTCGTACTAGTACTTGCTTTTACAGTTGCCTATATATTGCGTGTCAAGGTCAGTCACGCCCCACTTGCCGCTCACGTATACGCCCTACAGTACCTTCGCCTAACTCTTGCCCTCCTCCCATTTTGGTTGATTCTCTTTGCTTTTCTTGGCCTTTATACAAAACCCGTATTTGAAAACCGAATGAGCCAAGCAGTGCGACTTCTGGTTGGTTCTATCGTCGGTATCCTCTTTGTTATCGGTTACCAGTACTTCAGCGAACAGGCCGTCTTCCCCGCCCATATCGTTCCCGTCTATGCCACCCTCATTGGTTTTGCTTTGCTGTTGATCGAGCGCGAAATAATGGGGATTGTCAGAACTACAGTCTTCCGTTATGGCTGGGGTTTGACCCACGTCATGCTGATAGGTGATGGCGAGGCGACTCAAGAGCTGGGTGTGGTTCTTAGCGACAGCCGCCACACGGGGCACAAGATCGAAGCTACGGTCGGCAACAAGCAGTACTTCCTCAGGCATGGAGTGAAACACTTCCGTAGCCTAACTAGGGCATTAGCCGAGATAGATCATCTTGGTATCGATACCATCATCCAGACTGAGTGGTATAACGACAAAACTAATACCTTGATACTGCAGACCGCCCAGCAAGAACATATAGCCTACAAGTTCATCCCAACGCATAGTGAGTTTTATACGAGTTCAAACAGTGTCGAGCTATACCACGGGTTACCAGCCGTCAGCGTCAGACCTACTCCCCTTAATGGTTGGGGGCGGATCGCCAAACGACTTTTTGACACTGTCGCCAGCTTCATAGGATTGATCGTACTCTCTCCTGTCTTTCTGTTGATAGCCCTTGCTATTAAACTCAACGATGGCGGACCAGTCTTTTACACCCAGAAGCGCGTGACTCGCTTTGGCCATCGTTTTGACTTCTACAAATTCCGCAGCATGACTCCACGGTACTCAGGCATGTCAGACATCGAGGCCTTCCGCAAGATGGACCGGCCTGACCTTATCGAAGAGCTAGAGAAATACCGCAAGGTAGAGAACGACCCCCGTGTAACCAAAGTGGGACGTTTCCTGAGGAGGACAAGTCTCGATGAATTACCTCAACTCTGGAACGTTCTAAAAGGAGAGATGAGTCTCGTCGGCCCACGAGCCTTCATGCCGCAGGAGATTGTTCACTACAAGACCAGTCCACTTCTTTTCAGTGTACGGACTGGCATCACGGGTCTGTGGCAGGTCTCAGGACGGAACAGTCTAACCTTCGAACAGCGCATCGAACTAGAACTTTACTACGTCCAGAACTGGAGCTTCTGGCTTGATATGCTTATTCTCATCAAGACCGTCAGGGTTGTCTTTACTAAAAGCGGAGTCTTAAGGTGA
- a CDS encoding glycosyltransferase, with protein MKIALTYDWLTNIGGAERVLFALHEAYPDAPIFVSAFEPTSLLYMFNNLDVRTTYIQKLPKPIRRRHQLLPVVRAHSFRQIDLKDYDVVISSASAEAKAVRVRKDAVHICYCHTPTRYYWSHYEEYRRNPGFGNLDPFIRPLIPPFVKWMRHLDMRSVQGVDYFIANSHAVQKRIKKYYHRDSTVIFPPVDIRRFKPERPVKKGDYYLVSGRQNTYKRFDIAIEACNRLGRRLIVVGDGTEHEKLVKIAGPTIEFVVGPDDQEITKYFQGAKALLWPQVEDFGIVLVEALAAGTPVIAYEKDGALDTMIDGVTGLFFKEQTVSSLCKAIKKFETMSFSAAKLQKQAEKFSEEQFQKNIHKFVASHRKKPA; from the coding sequence GTGAAGATCGCTCTGACCTATGATTGGTTAACAAACATCGGAGGAGCTGAACGAGTTCTCTTCGCCCTTCATGAAGCGTACCCAGATGCACCGATCTTCGTTTCGGCTTTTGAACCAACTAGCCTTCTCTACATGTTTAACAACCTGGATGTTCGAACGACCTATATCCAAAAGCTACCCAAACCGATACGTAGACGACACCAGCTACTGCCAGTTGTCCGGGCACACTCCTTCCGACAGATTGACCTAAAAGACTACGATGTTGTTATCTCCTCGGCAAGCGCAGAGGCCAAGGCCGTAAGAGTCAGAAAAGATGCCGTTCATATCTGCTACTGCCACACACCAACTCGCTACTATTGGAGCCACTATGAAGAGTACCGGCGTAACCCGGGCTTTGGTAACCTTGACCCGTTTATACGTCCACTCATCCCCCCATTCGTAAAATGGATGAGGCACCTAGACATGCGATCGGTCCAGGGTGTCGACTACTTTATCGCAAACTCTCATGCAGTCCAGAAGCGAATCAAGAAGTACTATCATCGCGACTCGACCGTCATCTTTCCTCCGGTAGATATCAGGCGCTTCAAGCCCGAGAGACCAGTCAAAAAGGGTGATTACTACTTAGTTAGCGGACGCCAAAACACCTACAAACGCTTCGACATAGCCATCGAGGCCTGCAACAGACTCGGTCGCCGGCTGATAGTCGTAGGGGATGGGACTGAACACGAGAAACTCGTGAAGATAGCTGGACCCACCATTGAGTTCGTCGTCGGTCCTGATGACCAGGAGATTACCAAATACTTCCAAGGGGCCAAAGCACTCCTCTGGCCGCAAGTTGAGGACTTTGGGATTGTGCTCGTTGAGGCCTTAGCAGCAGGCACACCGGTCATTGCCTACGAAAAAGACGGGGCACTCGACACCATGATTGACGGAGTTACTGGACTCTTCTTCAAAGAGCAGACTGTTTCCTCGCTCTGTAAGGCAATCAAGAAGTTTGAGACTATGTCTTTTTCGGCAGCAAAATTACAGAAGCAGGCCGAGAAGTTTTCAGAAGAACAGTTCCAAAAGAACATTCACAAATTTGTTGCCAGCCATCGGAAGAAACCAGCTTAA